One genomic region from Terriglobus aquaticus encodes:
- the tsaD gene encoding tRNA (adenosine(37)-N6)-threonylcarbamoyltransferase complex transferase subunit TsaD, whose translation MGSGLILGIESSCDETAAAVVRSGHDILSNVVSSQVAMHALYGGVVPELASREHLRNVVPVVREAIRSAGITYADLDAVAVTSGPGLAGALLVGISFAKSLSFGLGKPLLAINHLEGHIHAALLQSSTQVDEATTTEPTLALVVSGGHTHLYLASQTSGAWHYRNIGRTVDDAAGEAYDKVAKLLGLPYPGGPWMDRLSAFGNPEAVRFTFSTIDRGTPGEPTFDFSFSGIKTAVLRYLETHSLREASATRHTALSAIASPTLEDARALCDPQTLDLIASFQHAVVSNLVRQTLRAAEHTGARSLVISGGVASNRALRARFTEVAQQRGLTVAFPPPALSTDNAAMIAAAAWPRFLHADFAPATLNATPQLRLG comes from the coding sequence ATGGGCAGCGGTCTCATCCTCGGCATCGAATCCTCGTGCGACGAGACCGCAGCCGCCGTCGTTCGCTCCGGCCACGACATCCTCTCCAACGTCGTCAGCTCCCAGGTCGCCATGCACGCCCTCTACGGCGGCGTCGTCCCCGAGCTCGCCTCGCGCGAACACCTCCGCAACGTCGTGCCCGTCGTGCGTGAAGCCATCCGCTCTGCCGGCATCACCTACGCCGACCTCGACGCCGTCGCCGTCACCTCCGGCCCCGGCCTCGCCGGAGCCCTCCTCGTCGGCATCTCTTTCGCCAAGTCCCTCAGCTTCGGCCTCGGCAAACCGCTGCTCGCCATCAACCACCTCGAAGGCCACATCCACGCCGCACTCCTGCAAAGCAGCACGCAAGTTGACGAAGCCACAACAACCGAACCAACCCTGGCTCTAGTCGTCAGCGGCGGCCACACCCACCTCTACCTCGCCTCGCAAACCAGTGGCGCATGGCACTACCGCAACATCGGCCGCACCGTCGACGATGCCGCCGGCGAAGCCTACGACAAAGTCGCCAAGCTCCTCGGCCTGCCCTACCCCGGCGGCCCCTGGATGGACCGTCTCAGCGCCTTCGGCAACCCCGAAGCCGTCCGCTTCACCTTCAGCACCATCGACCGCGGCACCCCCGGCGAACCCACCTTCGACTTCAGCTTCTCCGGCATCAAGACCGCCGTCCTCCGCTACCTCGAAACCCACAGCCTGCGCGAAGCCTCAGCCACCCGCCACACCGCACTCAGCGCCATCGCGTCACCCACCCTCGAAGACGCCCGCGCCCTCTGCGACCCGCAAACCCTCGACCTCATCGCCAGCTTCCAGCACGCCGTCGTCTCCAACCTCGTCCGCCAGACCCTGCGGGCCGCGGAGCACACCGGCGCCCGCAGCCTCGTCATCTCCGGCGGCGTCGCCTCGAACCGCGCCCTCCGCGCCCGCTTCACCGAAGTCGCGCAGCAACGCGGCCTCACCGTAGCCTTCCCGCCGCCAGCCCTGTCCACCGACAACGCCGCCATGATCGCGGCCGCTGCCTGGCCCCGCTTTCTCCACGCTGACTTCGCCCCCGCCACCCTCAACGCCACACCCCAGCTCCGCCTCGGCTAG
- a CDS encoding energy transducer TonB, with amino-acid sequence MRALKCFAVPALLVCFGPLCRAQSAADLQTLADFKTASKQMQLEAEGVTPFRLEATFSTSDFMGRPDNQGRWTEEFAKVGTSRRTVKDSTSPENYAPEDQANIGPAPPTMSGTFMQRMLIEAMLRPGPTDEAIEKSKITYKTQKIGQVSLRCVILEPNTVKAPYARRAGTRAYCLEADRPIIRFSELAYGTSATYNALARFGDRWFAQQVTLAQRGKERGKLQVTKLVAAPELLRANLPENPAEVSAPEQLSGEFKVGSGEAEQHIVKKVAPVYPLDSKQKHISGSVLLRAIISKEGRIESLEVISAPADDLAESAVEAVSQWIYKPYLKNGQPKEVDTTITVNYRFG; translated from the coding sequence ATGCGTGCCTTGAAGTGCTTTGCTGTGCCTGCCTTGTTGGTTTGCTTTGGTCCCTTGTGTCGTGCGCAGAGCGCGGCGGATTTGCAGACGCTGGCGGATTTCAAGACCGCGTCGAAGCAGATGCAGTTGGAAGCTGAGGGTGTGACGCCGTTTCGGCTGGAAGCTACCTTCAGCACAAGCGACTTCATGGGCAGGCCGGATAACCAGGGCCGTTGGACGGAGGAGTTCGCCAAGGTGGGCACTTCACGGCGAACGGTCAAAGACAGTACGAGTCCGGAGAACTACGCTCCCGAAGACCAGGCGAACATTGGACCGGCTCCGCCGACGATGAGCGGGACGTTCATGCAGCGCATGCTGATCGAGGCGATGCTGAGGCCTGGGCCGACCGACGAGGCCATTGAGAAAAGCAAGATCACGTACAAGACGCAGAAGATTGGGCAGGTAAGTTTGCGGTGCGTGATCCTGGAGCCGAACACGGTGAAGGCCCCGTATGCGCGGCGGGCTGGAACGCGTGCGTACTGCCTGGAGGCGGATAGACCGATCATTCGTTTCTCAGAACTGGCGTATGGCACCTCAGCCACCTACAACGCCCTGGCGCGTTTTGGAGACCGGTGGTTTGCGCAACAGGTGACACTCGCGCAGCGTGGGAAGGAACGCGGCAAGCTGCAGGTGACAAAGCTGGTTGCGGCTCCTGAGTTGCTGCGAGCGAACCTGCCGGAGAATCCTGCCGAGGTGTCCGCACCGGAGCAGCTTTCAGGCGAGTTCAAGGTGGGCTCAGGTGAGGCGGAGCAGCATATCGTGAAGAAAGTTGCGCCGGTGTACCCGCTGGACTCGAAGCAGAAGCACATTAGCGGAAGTGTGTTGCTGCGCGCGATCATCTCGAAAGAGGGAAGGATCGAGTCGCTGGAGGTGATCTCGGCACCCGCGGATGACCTGGCGGAGTCGGCTGTCGAGGCAGTCAGCCAGTGGATCTACAAGCCCTATCTCAAGAATGGTCAGCCCAAGGAAGTCGATACGACGATCACCGTCAACTACCGATTCGGCTAG
- a CDS encoding CCA tRNA nucleotidyltransferase, translated as MAALAEAMGTKEFEAALHVVETLRGRGFQAYFAGGCVRDLLLGIAPKDYDVATSARPEKVLLGFERTFGVGAHFGVVIVCTAHEASGCEVRTEVATFRDDGVYLDGRRPEQVTYSESAEQDVLRRDFTINGMLLDPVGLAADGSNLHAQVLDYVGGQRDLEARLVRAIGDPKRRFEEDKLRMLRAVRFAARFEFEIEPETMRAMQAQAATIAQVSAERVREELTRMLTEGHAKRAFELLDESGLLPHVLPEVARMKGVEQPPEWHPEGDVWVHTLLLLSKLPAGVAPTLAWGALLHDVGKPPCYRAPDPKEERPRIRFNGHAEVGATMTRAILNRLRFSNDEIDQIVSLVENHMRFGDVKNMKQSTLRRFFRLHDFPEHLQLHWLDVTSSHNLLGMYDYAKEHFYAVPEEEHGAAPVVTGRDLIAAGLKPGPRFKYLLREIEDAQLEGRVRSREDGLLMLQELLQRDEVKA; from the coding sequence ATGGCAGCGCTGGCTGAGGCGATGGGGACCAAGGAGTTTGAGGCGGCGCTGCACGTGGTGGAGACGCTGCGGGGGCGCGGATTTCAGGCGTATTTTGCGGGTGGATGTGTTCGCGATCTGTTGCTGGGCATTGCGCCGAAGGACTATGACGTGGCGACGAGCGCGCGGCCCGAGAAGGTGTTGCTGGGGTTCGAGCGGACCTTTGGCGTGGGCGCGCATTTTGGCGTGGTGATTGTGTGCACGGCGCACGAGGCAAGCGGATGCGAGGTGCGGACCGAGGTTGCGACATTTCGCGATGACGGCGTGTACCTGGATGGGCGGCGGCCGGAGCAGGTGACGTATTCGGAGAGTGCCGAGCAGGATGTGTTGCGGCGGGACTTCACGATCAATGGCATGCTGCTGGACCCGGTAGGGCTGGCTGCGGATGGAAGCAACCTGCATGCGCAGGTGCTGGATTATGTCGGAGGGCAGCGGGACTTAGAGGCGCGTTTGGTTCGCGCGATTGGCGATCCGAAGCGGCGGTTTGAAGAAGACAAGTTGCGCATGTTGCGCGCGGTGCGGTTTGCGGCTCGGTTTGAATTTGAGATCGAGCCGGAGACGATGCGTGCCATGCAGGCGCAGGCCGCGACCATTGCGCAGGTGAGTGCAGAACGCGTTCGCGAAGAGTTGACGCGGATGCTGACTGAGGGGCACGCGAAGCGCGCGTTTGAGCTGCTGGATGAGAGCGGGTTGCTGCCGCATGTGCTTCCGGAGGTGGCGCGCATGAAAGGTGTGGAGCAGCCTCCGGAGTGGCACCCCGAGGGCGATGTGTGGGTGCATACGCTGCTGCTGCTGAGCAAGCTGCCAGCGGGTGTAGCGCCGACGCTGGCGTGGGGCGCGCTTCTGCACGATGTGGGTAAGCCGCCGTGCTATCGCGCTCCGGACCCGAAGGAGGAGCGGCCGCGCATTCGCTTCAACGGGCACGCGGAGGTGGGCGCGACGATGACGCGCGCGATCCTGAACCGGCTGCGGTTCTCGAATGACGAGATCGACCAGATTGTGTCGCTGGTGGAGAACCACATGCGGTTTGGCGATGTGAAGAACATGAAGCAGTCGACGCTGCGAAGGTTCTTTCGCCTGCACGACTTTCCGGAGCACCTGCAGTTGCACTGGCTGGATGTGACGAGCAGCCACAATTTGCTGGGCATGTATGACTACGCGAAAGAGCACTTCTACGCGGTGCCGGAAGAGGAGCATGGTGCTGCTCCGGTGGTCACGGGGCGTGACCTGATTGCGGCGGGGTTGAAGCCGGGGCCGCGGTTCAAGTATTTGTTGCGCGAGATTGAGGATGCGCAATTGGAGGGGCGTGTGCGTTCGCGTGAAGATGGGCTGCTGATGCTGCAGGAGCTTTTGCAGCGGGATGAGGTGAAGGCTTGA
- a CDS encoding energy transducer TonB, producing MWRVVLCLFLLEGCAFAQGADAPVKLSSGVVAGNLLSKPAPPNLCSFHANGAWIARVAIDENGNVVDAEMVNRREGDAVYVAWVRQFRYKYFQQGGRPIRVTSTVTVNVSCERGTSR from the coding sequence ATGTGGCGCGTCGTGTTGTGCCTGTTTCTGCTGGAAGGGTGCGCCTTTGCGCAAGGGGCGGATGCGCCGGTAAAGCTGTCCAGTGGTGTTGTCGCGGGAAACCTATTGAGTAAGCCCGCTCCTCCGAATCTTTGTTCGTTCCATGCAAACGGTGCGTGGATTGCGCGAGTAGCAATCGATGAGAACGGCAATGTTGTTGATGCGGAGATGGTCAACAGGCGCGAGGGCGACGCGGTGTATGTAGCGTGGGTTCGGCAGTTTCGCTACAAGTACTTCCAGCAGGGCGGGCGTCCCATCCGCGTGACCAGCACGGTCACTGTAAACGTGAGTTGCGAGCGCGGTACATCGCGGTGA
- a CDS encoding flavin monoamine oxidase family protein produces the protein MSAAKSVLVIGAGMAGLTAARALAEAGCAVTVLEAADVVGGRVRTHRTDDGYAVEVGAEFVHGRPPELIAMVEELGLELVERDGAMLLFHKDGQLQDAYASEDDDSDASNAPDAFDVMEQARAWSEAHPDRDESFVDWLAELDLPEQSRVTATAYAEGFNAADAHELSVKSMAVQQAAEDEVGGDVGLHVRGGYAQVAERLAAKVREAGGTIRLRAHVSALQWKPGEVTAELVDEECVRADAAVVTLPLGILQSGTVPIVPEPDMVLPHARRMRMGHVCRISLVFKRRWWAELEHERAEELKKLSFLISADRDKGSALHPMFPVFWTTEPEEGAVLTAWTGGPHAEAFAALDEHAIAHLACSQLAKIFGLEREAVLSELRSHHLHDWTRDPLFCGAYSWVPVGSVDASAKMCEPVEGTLYFAGEHTDVTGHWGTVHGAMRSGLRAAQQVLEG, from the coding sequence TTGAGCGCGGCTAAAAGTGTGTTGGTGATTGGCGCAGGCATGGCGGGTTTGACCGCGGCTCGCGCGCTGGCCGAAGCGGGTTGTGCGGTGACGGTGCTGGAAGCAGCGGATGTTGTGGGTGGACGTGTACGCACGCACAGGACGGACGATGGGTATGCAGTGGAGGTGGGTGCGGAGTTTGTACACGGACGTCCGCCGGAGTTGATTGCGATGGTTGAGGAGCTCGGGCTGGAGTTGGTGGAGCGCGATGGTGCGATGTTGCTCTTCCACAAGGATGGGCAGTTGCAGGACGCGTACGCTTCGGAGGACGACGACAGCGATGCGAGTAATGCACCGGATGCGTTCGATGTGATGGAGCAGGCAAGGGCGTGGAGCGAGGCACATCCCGATCGCGACGAGAGCTTTGTGGACTGGCTTGCGGAGTTGGATCTGCCGGAGCAGTCGCGGGTGACGGCGACGGCGTATGCGGAAGGTTTCAATGCGGCGGATGCGCATGAGCTGTCAGTGAAGTCGATGGCTGTGCAGCAGGCGGCTGAGGATGAAGTGGGCGGCGACGTGGGTCTGCATGTGCGCGGCGGGTACGCGCAGGTAGCGGAGCGGCTGGCGGCGAAGGTGCGTGAGGCTGGCGGAACGATCCGGCTGCGGGCGCATGTCTCCGCGTTGCAGTGGAAGCCGGGCGAGGTGACCGCGGAGCTGGTGGATGAGGAATGTGTGCGCGCCGATGCGGCCGTGGTGACGCTGCCGCTGGGCATTCTGCAGAGTGGGACGGTGCCGATTGTGCCAGAGCCGGACATGGTGCTGCCGCATGCGCGGCGGATGCGGATGGGCCATGTGTGCCGCATCTCGCTGGTGTTCAAGCGGCGGTGGTGGGCGGAGCTGGAGCACGAGCGTGCGGAGGAGTTGAAGAAGCTGTCGTTTCTGATCAGTGCGGACCGGGATAAGGGGTCGGCGCTGCACCCGATGTTTCCGGTGTTCTGGACGACGGAGCCGGAAGAGGGTGCGGTGCTGACGGCGTGGACGGGTGGGCCGCACGCGGAGGCGTTTGCGGCGCTGGATGAGCATGCGATTGCGCACCTGGCCTGCTCGCAGTTGGCGAAGATCTTTGGGCTGGAGCGCGAGGCGGTGTTGAGCGAGCTTCGGTCTCACCACTTGCATGACTGGACGCGCGATCCTCTGTTTTGCGGAGCGTATTCGTGGGTACCGGTGGGCTCGGTGGATGCGTCCGCGAAGATGTGCGAGCCCGTGGAGGGCACGTTGTACTTTGCGGGTGAGCATACGGACGTGACCGGGCATTGGGGCACGGTGCATGGAGCGATGCGGAGTGGGTTGCGGGCGGCGCAGCAGGTGCTGGAGGGCTGA
- the gatA gene encoding Asp-tRNA(Asn)/Glu-tRNA(Gln) amidotransferase subunit GatA, translated as MSNSTGTTHNTSSIAAIRSAIAEGSVTATALATEQLARVRSHDQVPGAEINSFLSLADERALAQASRIDDLAKKGDPLPPLAGVPIGVKDLLTMHGAPATAGSAILKDYHPPYDATSVARLDAAGATLLGKLNCDQFGMGSSNENSAFGPVRNPRALDRVPGGSSGGSAAAVAAGFCTASLGTDTGGSIRQPAAFCGVVGLLPTYGRVSRYGLIAFASSLDRVGPFANSVSDAAELLQVMAGPDPMDATSSHVPVDNYVAAAKAPATGMRIGVPAEYFAEGLDPDIRSAVEKTLDQLRAAGNTVQPIHLPHTEYAVPTYYVLCTAEASSNLSRFDGVRYGHRAPNAKTLSQLFRESREEGFGAEVKRRILLGTYSLSAGYYDAFYRKAQQVRTLIARDFLAAFAEVDAIVTPSTPAPAWKLGERVDDPISMYLADIYTVGPSLAGICGISVPCGVTPAGLPIGVQVLSGHFQETKLLQVAAAIEAAQSAN; from the coding sequence ATGTCCAACAGCACCGGCACCACGCACAACACCAGCAGCATCGCCGCCATCCGCTCCGCCATCGCAGAAGGCAGCGTCACCGCCACCGCGCTCGCGACGGAGCAGCTCGCCCGCGTCCGCTCCCACGACCAGGTGCCCGGGGCCGAGATCAACAGCTTCCTTTCGCTCGCCGACGAACGCGCCCTTGCCCAGGCGTCCCGCATCGACGACCTCGCGAAAAAAGGCGATCCGCTGCCGCCGCTCGCCGGCGTCCCCATCGGCGTCAAGGATCTGCTGACCATGCACGGTGCGCCCGCTACCGCAGGCTCCGCGATCCTCAAGGACTATCACCCGCCCTACGACGCAACCTCCGTCGCCCGCCTCGACGCCGCCGGCGCCACCCTGCTCGGCAAGCTGAACTGCGACCAGTTCGGCATGGGCTCCTCCAACGAAAACTCCGCCTTCGGCCCCGTCCGCAACCCGCGCGCGCTTGACCGCGTTCCCGGTGGCTCGTCCGGCGGTTCTGCCGCAGCAGTTGCCGCCGGCTTCTGCACCGCCTCGCTCGGAACTGACACGGGCGGCTCCATCCGCCAGCCCGCCGCCTTTTGCGGCGTCGTCGGCCTCCTGCCCACCTACGGTCGCGTCTCGCGCTACGGCCTCATCGCGTTCGCCAGCTCGCTTGACCGCGTCGGCCCCTTCGCCAACTCCGTCTCCGACGCCGCCGAGCTCCTCCAGGTCATGGCCGGCCCTGACCCCATGGACGCCACCAGCAGCCATGTCCCGGTCGACAACTACGTTGCCGCTGCCAAAGCGCCGGCGACCGGCATGCGCATCGGCGTACCCGCGGAGTACTTCGCCGAAGGCCTCGACCCCGACATCCGTTCCGCCGTCGAGAAGACCCTCGACCAGCTCCGCGCCGCCGGCAACACGGTGCAGCCCATCCACCTGCCGCACACGGAATACGCCGTGCCCACCTATTACGTCCTTTGCACCGCCGAGGCCAGCAGCAATCTCTCCCGCTTCGACGGCGTCCGCTACGGCCACCGCGCCCCGAACGCCAAGACCCTGTCCCAACTCTTCCGTGAAAGCCGCGAAGAGGGCTTCGGCGCCGAGGTCAAGCGCCGCATCCTGCTCGGGACGTACTCGCTCTCGGCCGGCTACTACGACGCCTTCTATCGCAAGGCCCAGCAGGTCCGCACCCTCATCGCGCGCGACTTCCTCGCCGCCTTCGCCGAGGTCGACGCCATCGTCACACCCAGCACACCCGCTCCCGCCTGGAAGCTCGGCGAGCGCGTGGACGACCCTATCAGCATGTACCTTGCCGATATCTACACCGTTGGCCCGTCGCTCGCCGGCATCTGCGGCATCTCCGTGCCATGCGGCGTCACGCCCGCAGGGTTGCCCATCGGCGTCCAGGTACTTTCCGGCCACTTTCAGGAAACGAAGTTACTGCAGGTCGCTGCCGCCATCGAAGCGGCACAGTCTGCGAACTAA
- a CDS encoding DMT family transporter, with translation MPQLSSKRPAQAAIVAAFLCVYIFWGSTFVAIRYAVQYLTPGFVSGFRYWIAAAIILLYRVARGQSIRIDRREALRLLILGLFLLTGNNVLLGCAEKYITAGYASLLTASVPILIALFETFIPGGEPLNRVGWAGTVLGMGGLTLLLAPVLRNGLVLHGHGTAADSALALGTGILIAAIFTWVAGSLIGGRYSSRVDPVLGAAWQMAMGGTVNVLIGTALGGWHTAHWTPGVFNAIAWLSIAGSLIGYSCYIFLLENVPVAKVATYAYVNPIVAVILSAVFLHESLHGQQWIAMAIILVAVAIVTASKSKHAPSRTLTEEQPEAA, from the coding sequence ATGCCCCAGCTCTCCTCCAAACGCCCCGCACAAGCGGCCATCGTCGCCGCGTTTCTGTGCGTGTACATCTTCTGGGGCTCCACCTTTGTCGCCATCCGCTACGCCGTGCAGTACCTCACGCCCGGCTTCGTCTCCGGCTTCCGCTACTGGATCGCCGCCGCGATCATCCTCCTCTACCGCGTCGCGCGCGGGCAGTCTATCCGCATCGATCGCCGCGAAGCTCTGCGCCTGCTCATCCTCGGACTCTTCCTGCTCACCGGCAACAACGTCCTTCTCGGCTGCGCGGAAAAATACATCACCGCCGGCTACGCGTCGCTACTCACCGCCAGCGTCCCCATCCTCATCGCGCTCTTCGAAACCTTCATTCCCGGCGGAGAGCCACTCAACCGCGTCGGCTGGGCCGGCACCGTACTCGGCATGGGCGGCCTCACCCTCCTGCTCGCTCCCGTGCTGCGCAACGGCCTCGTCCTGCACGGCCACGGCACCGCGGCCGACAGCGCACTTGCCCTCGGCACCGGCATCCTCATCGCCGCCATCTTCACCTGGGTCGCCGGTTCGCTCATCGGCGGCCGCTACTCCTCGCGCGTGGACCCCGTACTCGGCGCCGCCTGGCAAATGGCCATGGGCGGCACAGTCAATGTCCTCATCGGCACAGCCTTAGGCGGATGGCACACCGCGCACTGGACGCCCGGCGTCTTCAACGCCATCGCATGGCTGTCCATCGCAGGCTCACTCATCGGCTACTCCTGCTACATCTTCCTGCTCGAAAATGTACCCGTCGCCAAGGTCGCCACCTACGCCTACGTCAACCCCATCGTTGCCGTGATCCTTAGCGCCGTCTTCCTGCACGAATCGCTACACGGCCAGCAATGGATCGCCATGGCCATCATCCTCGTCGCGGTCGCCATCGTCACCGCGTCCAAGAGCAAACACGCACCCTCGCGCACACTCACGGAGGAACAACCCGAAGCGGCTTGA
- a CDS encoding bactofilin family protein produces the protein MWKPNTPGTGNANPNTPEPIRPSAPTPGPASFEQPSTRTASPQAPAATGEQATIGKSLMIKGEVTGSESLYIDGRIEGTINLPGNRVTVGRNGQVAANISAREVVVLGKVRGNCQASDRIDIRSEGSLTGDVIAARISIEDGAFFKGGIDIRKPGSNDAGKPAGQQSLEPVAVESAS, from the coding sequence ATGTGGAAACCGAACACTCCCGGAACCGGCAACGCTAACCCGAATACACCCGAACCGATCCGTCCGAGTGCGCCCACCCCCGGACCTGCCAGCTTCGAGCAGCCCAGCACCCGCACCGCCTCGCCCCAGGCGCCAGCCGCCACCGGCGAGCAGGCCACCATCGGCAAGAGCCTCATGATCAAGGGCGAAGTCACCGGCTCGGAATCCCTCTACATCGACGGCCGCATCGAGGGCACCATCAACCTGCCCGGCAACCGCGTCACCGTGGGCCGCAACGGCCAGGTCGCCGCCAATATCTCCGCCCGCGAAGTCGTCGTCCTCGGCAAGGTTCGCGGCAACTGCCAGGCCTCTGATCGGATCGACATCCGCTCGGAAGGCTCACTCACCGGCGACGTCATCGCCGCCCGCATCTCCATCGAAGACGGCGCCTTCTTCAAGGGCGGCATCGACATCCGCAAGCCCGGCAGCAACGACGCTGGCAAGCCGGCCGGTCAGCAGAGCCTCGAGCCCGTCGCGGTCGAATCCGCCTCGTAA
- the ruvB gene encoding Holliday junction branch migration DNA helicase RuvB, translating to MDFLNKKRFELTRATKRAETDADRLVSASVRGSEDEDLELKLRPVRLREFIGQTKAKEQLQIALEAAKSRGEALDHVLLYGPPGLGKTTLATIIANELGVGFQQTSGPALEKQGDLTAILSNLHERQVLFLDEIHRLQPVLEEKLYTALEDYKLDIIIGQGPAARTHILGINPFTFVAATTRPGLLSSPLRSRFGILLRLEFYTDDELRFIVERSAEVLGVTIDHDGAAEIAMRSRGTPRIANRLLRRVRDYAQVRAGGVIDRASAMAALQMLEVDAHGFDELDRRLLRLIIERYDGGPVGLNTLAAALGEEEDALEEVYEPFLMQIGFLNRTPRGRVVTRLAYEHFGIAPPVKAQQWERPTLFE from the coding sequence GTGGACTTTCTGAACAAGAAGCGGTTTGAGTTGACGCGGGCGACGAAGCGAGCGGAGACGGATGCCGACCGGCTGGTGAGCGCGTCGGTGCGCGGTTCAGAGGATGAAGACCTGGAGCTGAAGCTGCGGCCTGTACGGCTGCGCGAGTTCATTGGGCAGACCAAGGCGAAGGAGCAGTTGCAGATTGCGCTGGAGGCGGCGAAGAGCCGCGGCGAGGCGCTGGACCACGTGCTGCTGTACGGCCCGCCGGGGTTGGGCAAGACGACGCTGGCGACGATCATCGCGAATGAACTGGGCGTGGGCTTTCAGCAGACGAGCGGACCGGCTCTCGAGAAGCAGGGCGACTTGACGGCGATTCTGTCGAACCTGCACGAGCGGCAGGTGCTGTTCCTGGACGAGATCCACCGGTTGCAGCCGGTGCTGGAAGAGAAGCTGTACACGGCGCTGGAGGATTACAAGCTCGACATCATCATCGGGCAGGGGCCGGCGGCGCGCACACACATTCTGGGGATTAACCCCTTCACGTTTGTGGCGGCGACGACGCGGCCGGGGCTGTTGAGCTCGCCGCTGCGGTCGCGGTTTGGGATTCTGCTGCGGCTGGAGTTTTATACCGACGACGAGCTGCGGTTCATCGTGGAGCGCAGTGCGGAAGTGCTGGGCGTGACGATCGACCACGATGGGGCGGCGGAGATTGCGATGCGGTCGCGTGGGACGCCGCGCATTGCGAACCGGCTGTTGCGGCGTGTGCGCGACTATGCGCAGGTGCGCGCGGGTGGCGTGATCGATCGCGCTTCGGCTATGGCGGCGCTGCAGATGCTGGAAGTGGATGCGCACGGCTTCGATGAGCTGGATCGGCGACTGCTGCGGCTGATCATCGAGCGGTACGACGGTGGGCCGGTGGGCTTGAACACGCTGGCGGCGGCGCTGGGCGAAGAGGAAGACGCGCTCGAGGAAGTGTACGAGCCGTTCCTGATGCAGATTGGATTTCTGAATCGCACGCCGCGGGGGCGCGTGGTGACACGGCTGGCGTATGAGCACTTCGGCATTGCTCCGCCGGTGAAGGCACAGCAGTGGGAGCGGCCTACGCTGTTCGAGTAA
- a CDS encoding zinc ribbon domain-containing protein, producing the protein MPQTLNLTSEVQVFPCPNCGQTINTSMQSCRFCGALLDRDASLQAANETSRVSKAVSDASYVRILAGVAIGFIFLRFLPFVGLIGIFGFAFLEIAIPVLLIRWWVRYRGLQTTDPDFPRAKKTVVLTAAGVVLFFVLRITKIVVISPF; encoded by the coding sequence ATGCCGCAGACTCTGAACCTTACGAGTGAAGTGCAGGTCTTTCCTTGTCCAAACTGCGGACAGACAATCAACACGTCGATGCAGAGCTGCCGCTTCTGCGGCGCTCTGCTGGATCGCGACGCGTCATTGCAAGCGGCTAATGAAACCAGCCGAGTGAGTAAGGCTGTGAGCGACGCCAGTTATGTACGGATTCTGGCAGGAGTGGCGATCGGCTTTATCTTTCTACGATTTCTGCCGTTTGTCGGTCTTATCGGGATTTTCGGCTTCGCATTTCTCGAGATCGCGATCCCTGTCCTGCTGATTCGATGGTGGGTGAGATATCGCGGGCTGCAGACCACCGACCCTGACTTCCCGCGTGCCAAGAAAACGGTCGTACTTACGGCAGCGGGAGTTGTGCTGTTCTTCGTCCTTCGGATAACAAAGATCGTCGTTATCTCGCCGTTCTGA